The Electrophorus electricus isolate fEleEle1 chromosome 4, fEleEle1.pri, whole genome shotgun sequence region ATAAAAGTCTCACTTAACAAtaatcttcctctctccctttctacACATATTCACAATCAAATGAGTTTCAAAGGAGAACATCCTTTAATACTGATACTTTCTATGATTGGATAAATGGTCTGAGGAAGTCACTTCCATGCCCACCTTAGTGATGCCCAGTGCACCTACATTTTCGCTGTAGGAGGTTGTTCCATTGCCTGTGCCCCAAGCACCTGCCAGCAGACAACCCAGGCCTTCCATGCCAATCCCCCTGTTGATGGCATgttttggtgggggtggggcaccAGATAACCTGGCACAGGCATGGTAGTCACCTATGGACTCAATTATTGAGGATATGACCCCCCCTAGGATTCCCAACACCCCTGCCAGACTCACAGATGGTAAGCCCCACTGACCTGAGAATTgacaaaagtttttaaaaaaaattctaattcaGTTTATTAAATGAATCATCTCTTGTATCAAAGATAAAGCATGATGTAATGCCATTTTAAGATTTACTAATTTAATGGATATTAAGATGCATTATTAGATTAAGGTTTAACTCATTCCTGGTTCAATACCTGGATACGGAAACCTAAACCAGGGTGCACTCCCTGTCACATCTCCCTTAGTGTCAGTGCGGGCCAGATAACCATACTGCTCAGGGTCAGATGGTAGGACATTATAGATGGTCAGAAGGTAGCAGATGAGCCATGAAACTGTGATTCCCAGGAGCACCTGAAGAGTCAGTCCAAGGACATGAACCACCTTCACTTATTTCAAAAACCTGCTTTTCTGAGTCATCACTGCTTTAAGTTTATGAACTCACAGGAAGAATCTGAAAGATGTACATCCTGGAGGTGTGAAATTTCTTGGCTTTGCTGTACGTGGGGACAGGAATGGCAATGTGGCGGAGATACTGAGAGAACAGCACAATCAAGAATGTCGTCctgcagaaagaaagagagctgTTGAATCGAACTGTTACATTGAAGTATTTTACCTCTTACATTATTTGAAGTTGTTGCATGACAGCTTCAATTACTGTAATTATGTTACACTAATGAACTAGTATTCGCTGTTTAGCTAGTAAAAGTGAGATTACTACTGGAGTGCAATAAAGTATGGGTATTTAGGTGTTGCACACATGCCACCCTGTCCTGCCTGGCACACACATGGCAGAGATGCCCCAGTGGTTCCCTGCATTCCTGCCAGCGGAGTCGAACAGTGACAAGCCAGTGAGGGAGATGGTGGGAGCAATGGTCAGGGGTCcaatgaaaaacatgaacagGCCAATGAGACCAGAGAAGCCCACCAGCATCTGGAACAAAGACCCCACCATGATGGAACCCTGGAGCTGGGAAGGAATATCACCAACAAGTCAAGATGTTAGTCATTCACTTCCtctttttgggggggaggggggattgtttgtttgtttgttgtttgtattggggttttttttgtttgttgttacccattttaacatttataaattTTCCAACACATCAGGTTGAATCCATCAGTGGAGTTGATTAGTCAGACTGTGGTACTCACCACCTGCATGCGAGTCTGCCAAACATGGATGAACTCAGGAGAGGATGTGTTGATGAGGGTGGCATTCTGGGTCCAGGCAGGACATGCCCATTCAGGCATGGACAGCAAAGCCATTGAAGGAGCCAGAAGAGTAAATGTCCCACCTTGAAGGATAGGAAGCCTATCATTGTGAGAGGAGAGATCCAAACACAAGAACATAATACAATCTGGCATTTTTCTGCAACTCCAGCTCATGCGTCTTATTATGTAACACATGGTGTGTGATACCAGCTCATGAAAGACCTGAAAAGATTCTACCAGATTGCTgctatatttaattattatgaACTTGCAGATTCTCAAAACTGAGATTTATCACATCAGCCGGTGTTATCAATCTTCatcaataacattttttaaaataaaactacaagTCCACTAAACAAAATTGAGGAGATCCTTATCCTTAGACTGCCACAAATGAGATGTAAAGATcgctttaaaatgattattttaaaaacattttagtaaaTTTTAAATTCTTTGCTATATAATTGGGATCCCTAAAGGATAAATACAGTTAAAAGGTTAATAGAACATTTAATGCAACATAAGAAGTGCCTTATTTATGTTTCCATTCCACTGAGAATTATGTAATAGCACATTAGATTGTACTAGATTATATTGTTCATGTCTATAGATGCCAATGGCACTGGCTACATTATGGTAAGTAATTAAAGTCCAACCAttacatgaacattttaaatgttacagtATTATTCCCTGTTGACCTCCAGCCTGCTCTGGAGAGACTGCAAACATTCCATGGGCCTCTGCAATATGGATTTAAAATGTGCTGAAATCCAGAAATAGTACAATTCAAAATCCAATCCTATTATATAGTTCTATTTCTGCAAGAGTAAACCTGGACAGTATAACAAAACATAGCTTTATTTGACTGTACCACTGTTAAAACTAATCCAACTATTGCACAGATTTGTACCGTTTTCACTGAGGATTGGCTGCCTTACATGATAACTAACCCATGGACCCATGTAATGCCAAGGAGACTTAAATCAACACATGACTGAGCTGAAACAAAGGAACCAGCAAACTGCCCTTTTCTAGACTTTGCAGTTAGGACAGCCGAAAAGATCATCAGGGTTCCTCTCCCTTCCATCGTGgacatttacaacacacacaaagctaccAGCATTGTTGTTGCAAAAGTTTCTTTCCTCCTGCCATCATTCTGACAACAAATATTGGACAAATACTATAGTCCAGTAATGATACTATGTTCTTAAATTCATGTTCTGTGCACCATATTGCATGTGAAATCCAAAATAAGGCTACTATAAAGTATTACCAAATGGAATTAGAATCCTCATTCTTAAAGTAATGTACAAGGAATTTCTCTTTGTgccaaattaaaatataatataggAATATAAGAGACAAATAATATAGAAATAGTTATACGGACAGTGCCGTCCCCCTGCCAATAACGGCAGTCTGTAACGGATTCAACCCAGCCCACTAGTCTTACCACACTCAGGCCTAGGTCACCCTCTCCTGAGTGCTAATAGGCAACACCTGTCTATCACAACTACCTGTGTCCTAGTGTTCATGACACAGTCATGCACTTAGACTTGTGATTATGTTGATCTTATGTTAATTGTCACTTGTTAATGTTCCATTAGTCCatgcctccctcaggtggtcTCTGTTGTCTATTAGTAGCCACACCACATGGGAGTTATGATGTTGttatgttgtttcttatttaAGCCTGCTTTTATTTCCATGACCCCAGCAGTCATTGGCTTCTTTTATTCTTGTTAGTGCATATTTATGTTTGGTTTAATTTTCATTACTTTCATTATAcgcttcagttggagactcgcGTAtgcttccctctctttctttttgccGGAACGTTCTTCACCCATGgcatactgtatatacatacatatacaatattcaaGTGTTTGTAAAGATTGTGCAATAAAAGTTTCGTTTAATTCAGGTGCTGCGGATATACTCTGCAAGTAATACAAACATGAAATAGCAGGAAGGACCTACTACTACACTTAACTTTTAGTTAAGCAAATGGTGTGTAGCTGTCTGCTGTGGCAACCAGTCATAAAGCCAAGCTACCTACAGTGTAATTTCAAAGTTAATTTGGCATACCCACATTAATTAAACATCTATACCAAACCAAATTTTCATGTTGATTTTGATGATGATCTTTTGTATTTGCTCTTATATAAAGTGTTACCTGATACCCAAGGTTACTTGCAGTAAGGTACATATCCCTGAAACAAAGAAGATGGTGCTGATCAGGTGACTCTGAGTGAGCCCGTCATGCTGCAGACACAGTCCCTGAGACAGGATCAATGGGATGGCAATGATCCCACCAAATGCAGTCAAACAGTGCTGAAAAACAGACAGgtgacagaaggagagagacagagagattatattgttatattattatttagattAGTCTTCAGTGTCCTCAAATTTTGAAACACgctttgaaaaatgtaataatttgtcATATAAAGCACCTTGAACTGGACTAAAATTGTGAAAGGGACAtttagagagtgagagaaagtgaataATGTATTACCTATTTGACCATCTCATTAAAGTTTTGAGGATGCTAAAAGTTTTGTTAATacaagctgcccgtagcctgggcataactttggacaaccagttgtcgctCTCAACTAATGTTTCCAATCTAACCAGgttttgcagatttctcctttgtaacatacaaaggattcagcactttctctcacaggaagctacccaggtgctagACTgtaagctagactactgcaactcgctacttgctggtcttcctctaagagccatcaaacctctacaacttgtacagaatgcagcagcatgactggttttcagtcttccgaagttcacatgtcactccactgctaTGCTCcattcattggcttccagtagctgcatgcatcagatttaaaaccttgatgcttgcatacaaagccaaaaatgggccagccccttcatacatgatggtcaaatggtcaaagcctgatccgtacctcaagtacttcaaacctcaagtatggctcggttTGAtttaccatgcttcaagtctcatggaagacaagcattgagactattctctgtcttGGCTCCTAAATGGTGGTATGAACTTttgcttgctgtccagacagcagagtcccttgcggTCTTCAAACggagactgaagacccatctatttgtggaaccAGTACTTATTAACAATACTAGGGTATTGTtcattgcactgatgttgactgctcctttgttgacaacaaactctagtacttactgtttattgtacttatcattgtctgagatagagcttatgtatttttcaCTTCTAGACATCCGCATTGTTTTGGATCTCATCATCCTAGTTGAATTTACTCAGAGGTAGAAACTCTAAATTAATTGAACAGCCAGACAGTTTGCTATTTTTGTTTATCATATCATGAAGTGATGGGAGGCACAGCAAAGGattagtaatatataataaaacatcatCTGCATATAAACTGAAGAGAGGTGAAGACCACTCTACCTTATCAAATTCTTTTTTAGCATCAAGACATGCAATTATACATGGTGGTTTATTTGGTGAGGTTTCACTATATGTGACTTAGGTTCAATATCCTACGACGATATTTGATGAAATCCCTTTCATGAAAATAGTTTGATCTGTGCTTATGAGACTGGATATTACTGACTCCAATCTGATTGATAAAGCTTTACTTATGATTTTTATATCGCAGTTGATTAGTGAAATGGGAGAGTAGCTGGAGCAATCTGtagattttttgtttggtttttagaTAACTATAACTTATTATGAagattttctcttttaaaaagagAGGTGAATAAGAGGCCaaaattgtttataaaattCTGCTTGGTATCCATCAGGTCCTGGCTATTTATAATTAGGCATTAGAAGAAGGGCTTTGGTCATTTCTTCAAGGGAAACCGGTCTATCTATTGATTCAGATACAGTTGTAGATAGTTTAGATATGGAGACACTACTCAGGAATACTTCAGTTTCTTCTAGTGAGGCTTTCTTATCTGAACTTTAGAGATTGGAGTATAAAGTTctaaaaacaacattaatacCTAAAGGGTCCTGAATGATCTTACTGGATGTGTCtaacattatttttcttattaagttctctgtttcctgtttcaactgatttgcttaaaatgtttctaaattcAAATTGCTGTTGTACAAGCATGGCCTGTTTAGTATTCTTATGTGATATATCTTtaagtttgtgtttggttttaaaatgttctttgaaaATTGAGTCAGTAGGTGTCCAGTAGGCCAGTAGGTCCAGAGGGTCCAGTCTCATCACCACATCCTGCATTTTTTACAATATTAAATCATTTTCCCCTCTCATCGCCACTTTTGCTGTTTCCCAAAGTGTGCATGCTGTAATGTCCAGGTGTTCATCAGTTTCAACAAAAGGTGTACATCCCTGGTTAAAGTAATCAAGAATTATCACTGAGTAAAGTAGCACTGACGCACCATCTAGTGGGAGGGAGGGTTTGATGATCTGCTAGAAAGGTAGCGTTGATTGGGACATGATCTGATATCATGATACTATCGATGTCTGATTTAGTTATTCTATGTGTAATGGAGTTGTTAGGCATGAAATAGCCATTGAGTATAAGAAATGAGTCAGAcgattttctgtttgtttcacaAGATGGGTGTGATGTTGAGATGGACAGGTGGGAAGATAATGTggggggacagagggagggaggtttGGGTGTATGTGGCACCTCATCACCTTTATATCCGTATACAAACAATGGACTGTGTGACATCactaatgaaaaggaaaaaatcaaatataaagcCAATGTCACCATAAAGGGTGGTGGTGCAGCCAAACAACACTCTCCTTTACTTTGAATACAAAGGTTATTTAGAATACTGAAGTCCGAAGGATTTCTCTGCACTTAGttataaaatatttgctttGTCTAATCTAATTTCCTTAATTACCTGCAGATTCACTGGACATAGAGGTAGTTGATTGCTGTTGTTATAGGACAGTCTGTGTCCTTACCTGAATTCCCAGAATGATACATAGATACCAGGGAGGTATATCTGTTACACAGTAAGACAGTTTATTCCTGCTGTCCTCATCTGATAAGTCTGCAATCTGCTCATCTGGCAACCCACAGAAATTATTTACCACCCCATCAACCTAAAAAACAAAgctcatgagagagagagagagagagagcgcgagagagagagagagagagagagagagagagagagagtgagagagcgcacAAGAGAAACAGCTTTACTGATAAGTGGTTCTGTCCCAATTTATATCCATAcggaaacaaaaccagaattGCCCAGAATTAGTCTGATCAGAGTTTAAGGAGGTCAAGAATAGATTTCAGAGAGTTAAGTTGGACACAGTTATCAAAATCTGTTAATAGTTTACGTGGTCACTTGATTAATTTACAAGCTATGCACTTTGTGCTGGATATGAGTTCAAATGGGGTTCTGGTTAAAATAACTTTACTTCATAATGAAGAAACTTCAGGAAGCTATCGGCGCCAAGTAAAACAGAATTATCAGCAgagctcttttttttatttggtatgCAGTCTGGTCAGTGTTTTAATTTGATGTAACCAGAACTGAAATGTGTATCTCGCTGAGCCACCTACATGTTGCGGTTTCTCCTGGCTGCATTAGAATCCAGCAGGTACACACTCACTGCTCTCACCGCCAGCAGGGGCAGGACAACAACAGCGAAAACAACGTTCTTCCGATAGCAATGATTCTACAGACTAGGTTTCAGCGCTGTTTATTAAGCATCAGGCATTTAAGATTGCTACACCCTTATATCTAGAAAGCCATGGACTGGACATATGATTTGCCTTTTAACTAAAAGAAGGCAAATGTTATACATGGGGCAAGGGTTATTTCCATCCCCAGAGAGGCTGTAAATGCAACATATAATAGTTATCTGTAACTTGAATAAGATCCTATCGCCAGTAATActtgtattattaattatatgcatttgatgaaaagaaaatgtatttaaaaacaggATAACCTCAATTACTATATAAATAGTATATAAAAAGGATTAATTGCTTAGGTTTTTCATGTGGTTATGCCTTTTATAATACCTGTTATAAGACGTTTTATTAGACAGAACATGGAtccaaatgcaaatgttttgtaaagCCATAGTTTTAACCATATACTCACAGCAAACCCATAGTTTTAACCATATACTCACAGCAAAACCATAGTTTTAACCATATACTCACAGCAAAACCATAGTTTTAACCATATACTCACAGCAAAACCATAGTTTTAACCATATACTCACAGCAAACCCATACTTCTAACCATATACTCACAGCAAAACCATAGTTTTAACCATATACTCACAGCAAACCCATACTTCTAACCATATACTCACAGCAAAACCATAATTTTAACCATATACTCACAGCAAACCCATAGTTCTAACCACATACTCACAGCAAAACCATAGTTTTAACCATATACTCACAGCAAAACCATAATTTTAACCATATACTCACAGCAAACCCATAGTTCTAACCATATACTCACAGCAAAACCATAGTTGCCCATCCCATTACTCTTCTGTTCTGGAGCCATGAGAGTGTCCTCACAGTAGAGGTGAATTGTGAAATCCCCCAAATAAACAAGTTTAAGAGCTCAAATTACAGTAAGAGTAGAGAAGAAAGTGACAGACATTGAtaaggagaagagagagcagaaaggaTTGAGGTTGGTGTGGCTATCGCTGAAGCTGATTTGAAATGGAAGTAATACCATAAGATGGTCATGTGAACTCAATCCACCACAGCTAACAAGCAGCTGACTACAGCCTCGTGCTCAAAGACTagaagtcacacacacacatacacacacacacacatacacacatacacacacacacacacacacacacacacacacacacacacaggcagaatcAGTTAAGTCTTCCCTACCGTAGTctttttcatcatttatttattcaatcaGTTAAGTCTTTAAATaactgacaaataaataaataaaaagtaggGTAGTGATTTTTCCCTCTGTAGCAATGAAAGATGAGCACTATATGTTTTTGGtgtacttttttcttttactgaaATGGCCTGAACTGTACATAAGTAATTGGTATCATTCTGAATCTACTTACACGTATGTTTAGTGTCATTTCTTCACAGCTTAAACCCTCTTACCAAACCTAGTAAAAATGCTTTCTTTGGTCAGTGTATTAAAGTGCCAGTGTAATCATTATAAACTCAGGTGTAATGTCATTTCTAtgtttatctctttctctctctgtctctctcactcacacacacacacacacacacacacacacacacacacacacacacactcttcaacTGAAAGTACAATGAAAACTCTCAGTAAGTATTTATTTCAGACCtgaatttcctttttattattgtaaaattaGAGGTATGCATGAGTGTGGTTATGGAGTTTCTTTTAGAGTTTTAGCTATTTATAGTAAGAAATATACTAATATTTAGAgtttaaatatgtatattaaagaaaatgttgCCATAATGTCAGTGTCAGTGGTATTAAATTGTAAAATCTTTTGCACTCTATGCCATTGTTTAGAGTATAATGTTGCCTTACTTTTGGCTAATATACCATTAGTTACCTAATTATCTGCTGTAACGTTTGTGAGCTtgagagcaaacacacatgcggaGTACAATTGTCTCATATGAGGGAGTAGAGAAAGTCACCGAGTCCAACATATGACATGAAGCCATGACTAAATGACAACAGGGATAGAATAAAAAGGAGTGAGTTTAATATCaactggaaaaacacaaaacagtagaGAATAATGGTTCGCAGGACAACAATATCTAAACAAGGATACCAAACCAGAAAACACTTAACAATGTTTTATGTACATGACTAAACGGAATTAAaacaaagaaggaaagagactaATAGTTAACAGTAGTAACAATGGGAGCTTTTGCTTGAACACAGACGAAACCCAAATAGACATAGCCTAAAGAATGAggaacacagaaatacaaaccAGGCTAAGATTAACCAAGGGAACCATaagcaaacagaaaactgaaataCAATAAGCGCTACCAAAAGAGAGATGTAGTGAGAGACCAAGAGAATACTAAGATACCATAGGACGCTAAGAGAATGACTAGCAAAGACACACAAGGGGTCTAATCCCTCAATCACCCTCTCGCAACTTCTACAACTATACAGCTCTCCTTGTATGCATTTCCCCATACACATCAATACCCTATACAAATCAACTCCTCATACATATAAATTATCTCTGATGGAGTAAAGCATTGATAGTTAACAGAAAAAATCTcagtggtgggggtgggttggAATGGGGTATATGCAGGGTATGGGGAGTTGGGGTGAGTGGGCTTGGAGGGTGACCTATTCCTGTCATCCCATATTTAAGGAGAGTGCCAGGGGCATAGCATTGTGGGTAATCAAAGccatttatttagtttgaaGCTGTCAATCTAGAAGGAAACAACTTGTTAGTGAGTATAAATAGTGAAGGGTGGTGTGAGGGGGGTTTTAACTAGGCATGCCCAGCCTTACTACTGAACCAGCACTTGACCTCACTGCATTTATCAGATTCTGATCCACAGAGAGAGCACGTACAATTACAGAATACATCAATTACTCCAATAGATCAGGTATAATGACTGTTATTAAGATGAAATAGAACAGGCCAGGGTGAGACAGAGTTTGCTGGAAACTGAAATCACACAAAGGCATTTTTGCACCCAGAATGGTGAGAGCGACAGTAAGTCGTCAGTTGTGTTTACTCTGTATACAATTATAGTATAGATGAATGGATCGGTGAATACCTAGTAGTATAAGTAATGATGGTAGTCAGGCGAACAAATACAGCTCTAAGAGATGCTCTGTGTTCATTTTGCAGTAGCTGAGATAAAACTGTTACACCGGCGGCTACACCGAGACTCTCCAGTAGATGGAAACAAACTCTAAAAGAAATCTCGTTGAGTATAGGGGTAATTTATCGGCAGCCCTCGTCTTCTTCGTCGCGTGCCTTATCTTCCAAATCTTGACGTTAAATCACTTCAGTCAGGAGATGTGTGTATTTCGTCGCTTGATTCTATTCATCGTCCCATAAATATGATTCTTAAATAATTTTCCGATTTTATACTTGGAGACACTTTAGTATGCATATGTGTTCACAATTCGTCTGTGCTTTCCAGTACAAATGCTATTGCAGTTGTCCATCTGTGTACGCTCACGCTGACGGTAGGAAAGTCATGCGGTGGGATGAGGTGACGTCACGTGCCAAGAATGAAAAAACTTCTGGCCACTTTGAACGACAGAAGAAGAATACATGGCGCCGCAGACCGCGTATGAGCTAGCAAAGTCATGCATAGCCCAATTATTAATTTGACACATAGGGTACAATGATTCGTTTTCATCAGAAGCATGTCGACGATAGATTTAGTCAAAATCGCGCACGTTTTCTTTTAACCATCACGGCTCTTGGGCGCGTCCTGTGCTCTGCAGTATCCACCTAATTTTGCTACTCGCGCACTGCTCGCATCCAGAGGGGAGGGATCTAAGGCTAGAGGGACCCTGCCTCGCGCAGCCTCCGCAAATCTGTCCGTCCCGTTTGGACGACGAGAAAGGTGATCGAGGTGGTGACACCGGAGTTCGAGGCGATGGCAGCCGATGGAGGATACCAGGAAACAGTGGATCATTACCGAGCCGAGGTGGAAAGGCTTACCCGGGAGCTCGCTGAGGCAAACAAGGAGAAGATTCGGGCGGCGGAATGCGGTCTGGTGGTCCTGGAGGAGAATCAGAACCTGAAGCAGCAGTACGCGGAGCTGGAGTCCGAGCAGGAGACGCTGAAACAGGAGCTGGAGCAACTGCAAGAGGTAAACACAATCCGAATAATCTTAATGATACGTATA contains the following coding sequences:
- the zgc:110789 gene encoding xan_ur_permease domain-containing protein, which gives rise to MAPEQKSNGMGNYGFAVDGVVNNFCGLPDEQIADLSDEDSRNKLSYCVTDIPPWYLCIILGIQHCLTAFGGIIAIPLILSQGLCLQHDGLTQSHLISTIFFVSGICTLLQVTLGIRLPILQGGTFTLLAPSMALLSMPEWACPAWTQNATLINTSSPEFIHVWQTRMQVLQGSIMVGSLFQMLVGFSGLIGLFMFFIGPLTIAPTISLTGLSLFDSAGRNAGNHWGISAMTTFLIVLFSQYLRHIAIPVPTYSKAKKFHTSRMYIFQILPVLLGITVSWLICYLLTIYNVLPSDPEQYGYLARTDTKGDVTGSAPWFRFPYPGQWGLPSVSLAGVLGILGGVISSIIESIGDYHACARLSGAPPPPKHAINRGIGMEGLGCLLAGAWGTGNGTTSYSENVGALGITKVGSRWVIVASGFIMIIIGMFGKIGAIFTTIPTPVIGGMFLVMFGVITAAGVSNLQYADMNSSRNIFIFGFSMFMGLVIPNWVIKNPSVIATGVVELDQVFQVLLTTSMFVGGFIGFILDNTIPGTKCERGIIAWTKAYEDTSESCLENDEVYGLPWGLSSCLSSYVWVRWLPFCPSHKAKEENTSPSSSGFQGKKPCNDDTHSIVAVAL